ACGCTCAGAGGGGATGGATATTCAAAAGTGATGACGTCGTGACTTTTAAACTTGAAGACATCCAGGGAATCAAGTACAAGGAAGAGGGAATAATTGGAAAGAAAGGTATCATTGAGATACACGCAAAGACCATTGCAAAGCTTTCTGGACCAGCCTCTGAGATGAAAGCTCTCTATCAGCAACTTCTTGGATTCTTGTGATGTCACTAAGCTGGAAGGGCCACTTTGGGCACCTCCTAACAATATGTAAGGAGGGTTAATAAATGGCCCTCGTATGTGCCATGTGTGGACGAAAGAAGAAACGTTTTGGAGGGCCAGC
The window above is part of the Pyrococcus sp. NA2 genome. Proteins encoded here:
- a CDS encoding PH domain-containing protein, giving the protein MALSDYLLPGEDIRFQSKSFVEYGGNRYQVIVTNKRIILYAQRGWIFKSDDVVTFKLEDIQGIKYKEEGIIGKKGIIEIHAKTIAKLSGPASEMKALYQQLLGFL